In Deltaproteobacteria bacterium, a genomic segment contains:
- a CDS encoding sulfotransferase gives MQGTVRITDYARPQFPLPLRLVNASRPLLRALLSLEPDALIEAARRKTGLDDFGPDSWREPFGILVAAIRREADLSGLGIFATRNLLLGLLANRLLLEDLLKRHPEIHDERIERPLIIAGLPRTGTTHLHNLISADPSWRTLPYWESLEPIPDPREKPRADGRDPRVARCEQAMRFQDWAMPLFKRMHEMPPDSTHEEIQLLAMDFSTMLFESAYRVPTYREWYKATDQTPAYRYLARVLRALQWLRGPKRWALKSPQHLEQIRPLVTVFPDAYFVQTHRDPLRITVSLLTMLAYGHRINGRNIDPLQIGRDWSARCEDLLRASALQRVHLPKEQTLDVVFSEFMKDDLATVERVYAFARQPLTAAGREAIARYVATHPRGLHGTVVYDLADFGVDAAERRRALRFYQERFAIADE, from the coding sequence ATGCAAGGCACCGTCCGCATCACCGACTACGCGCGCCCACAGTTCCCGCTGCCGCTGCGGCTCGTGAACGCGAGCCGCCCGCTCCTGCGCGCGCTCCTCTCGCTCGAGCCGGATGCGTTGATCGAGGCCGCGCGGCGCAAGACCGGCCTCGACGACTTCGGCCCCGACTCGTGGCGCGAGCCGTTCGGGATTCTCGTAGCTGCGATCCGCCGCGAAGCCGACCTGAGCGGCCTCGGCATCTTCGCCACGCGCAACTTGTTATTGGGCTTGCTCGCGAATCGCCTCCTGCTCGAAGACCTGCTGAAGCGTCACCCCGAGATTCACGACGAGCGCATCGAGCGCCCGCTCATCATCGCCGGCCTCCCGCGCACGGGAACCACGCACCTGCACAACCTGATCAGCGCCGACCCGAGCTGGCGCACGCTCCCGTACTGGGAGTCGCTCGAGCCGATCCCCGACCCGCGCGAGAAGCCGCGCGCGGACGGGCGCGATCCGCGCGTAGCGCGCTGCGAGCAGGCAATGCGCTTTCAGGATTGGGCGATGCCGCTGTTCAAGCGCATGCACGAGATGCCGCCGGACTCCACGCACGAAGAGATCCAGCTGCTCGCGATGGACTTCTCGACCATGCTGTTCGAGTCCGCGTACCGCGTGCCGACGTATCGCGAGTGGTACAAGGCCACCGACCAGACACCCGCGTACCGCTATCTCGCGCGCGTGCTGCGGGCGCTGCAGTGGCTGCGCGGTCCGAAGCGCTGGGCGCTGAAGTCGCCGCAGCACCTCGAGCAGATCCGTCCGCTCGTGACCGTGTTCCCCGATGCGTACTTCGTGCAGACCCACCGCGACCCGCTGCGCATCACCGTCTCCCTGCTCACGATGCTCGCCTACGGCCACCGCATCAACGGGCGCAACATCGACCCGCTCCAGATCGGTCGCGACTGGAGCGCCCGCTGCGAGGACTTGTTGCGGGCGTCGGCCCTACAGCGCGTGCATCTGCCGAAGGAGCAGACGCTCGACGTGGTCTTCAGCGAGTTCATGAAAGACGACCTCGCGACGGTCGAGCGCGTCTACGCCTTCGCACGGCAGCCCCTCACGGCAGCCGGCCGCGAGGCGATCGCGCGCTACGTCGCGACGCACCCGCGCGGGCTGCACGGCACGGTGGTCTACGACCTCGCGGACTTCGGCGTCGACGCCGCAGAGCGCAGGCGTGCGCTGCGCTTCTATCAGGAACGGTTCGCGATCGCGGACGAGTGA
- a CDS encoding dihydrodipicolinate reductase: protein MPAPYRVVQWGTGNVGAEALRAIVEHPGLELAGVFVYGADKVGRDAGELCGLPHVGIRATNDRDAILRLAADCVAYMPRLASLDDVCALLASGKNVVATPFLFDPLSLPAQDRARLEAACAAGASSVHGTGIHPGFAGQVLPLVLSGMCRRAARVHVQERANWSFYASPRITFDNMRFGSRPEDATLAANPFARFNSGIFQEQLHVLARGLGGESERVEVAKELVAADAGFEVAAGRVERGGVCGQRYRWTGFIDGRAALEIEALWTIGPGYPESWPKPKDGWTVTIEGDPSLRVHFTNAASFARAREHSIAEHVHSADVATAMQAVNAIAPLCEAPPGPRTFLDLPLVRGSRALARARSESR, encoded by the coding sequence ATGCCCGCGCCCTACCGCGTCGTTCAATGGGGAACCGGAAACGTCGGCGCCGAGGCGTTGCGCGCGATCGTCGAGCACCCCGGCCTCGAGCTCGCCGGCGTGTTCGTGTATGGAGCCGACAAGGTGGGCCGCGACGCGGGCGAGCTCTGCGGGCTGCCGCACGTCGGCATTCGCGCCACGAACGATCGCGACGCGATCCTGCGCCTCGCCGCCGACTGCGTCGCCTACATGCCGCGGCTCGCGAGCCTCGACGACGTGTGCGCGCTGCTGGCCTCCGGCAAGAACGTCGTCGCGACTCCGTTCCTCTTCGACCCGCTCTCGCTGCCCGCGCAGGACCGCGCGCGCCTCGAGGCTGCGTGCGCCGCGGGCGCCAGCTCGGTTCACGGCACGGGCATTCACCCCGGCTTCGCGGGCCAAGTGCTCCCGCTGGTGCTCTCCGGCATGTGTCGGCGCGCCGCGCGCGTGCACGTACAAGAGCGCGCGAACTGGAGCTTCTACGCGAGCCCGCGCATCACCTTCGACAACATGCGCTTCGGAAGCCGCCCGGAGGACGCCACGCTCGCCGCCAATCCCTTCGCCCGCTTCAACTCCGGGATTTTCCAAGAGCAGCTCCACGTGCTAGCGCGCGGGCTCGGCGGCGAGAGCGAGCGCGTCGAGGTCGCGAAGGAGCTGGTCGCCGCCGACGCAGGCTTCGAGGTCGCCGCGGGCCGCGTCGAGCGCGGCGGCGTGTGCGGCCAGCGCTATCGCTGGACGGGCTTCATCGACGGACGCGCTGCCCTCGAGATCGAGGCGCTGTGGACGATCGGGCCGGGCTATCCCGAGAGTTGGCCCAAGCCCAAGGACGGCTGGACGGTGACGATCGAGGGCGATCCCTCGCTGCGCGTGCACTTCACGAACGCTGCGAGCTTCGCGCGCGCCCGCGAGCACTCGATCGCGGAGCACGTGCACTCCGCCGACGTCGCCACCGCCATGCAGGCCGTGAACGCGATCGCGCCGCTGTGCGAGGCGCCGCCCGGCCCGCGCACGTTCCTCGACCTTCCGCTCGTGCGCGGCAGCCGCGCGCTCGCGCGAGCGCGATCGGAGTCGCGATGA
- the surE gene encoding 5'/3'-nucleotidase SurE produces the protein MGFILVTNDDGYSSPSLVPLVRALSSLGQVRAVVPDRERSWIAKAITRWEDVRVERADRDGCEIWRTSGCPADCTQLGVHTLFGEAPQLVVSGINLGFNHGLAFFMSSGTVGGATEGWIAGLPAIALSAGVLEGHDGWAEHARTAAAEAGWTRGAELSAQICEVVLKRGIPRGADLLNVNFAFGAGPETPREVTELGRVGYDRVFYERTPGVYFHEFGGMVRRSDASLKRADVVAAKRGVVSITPVQLAHSIELAHEDRGALEGR, from the coding sequence GTGGGTTTCATTCTCGTGACGAATGACGATGGGTATTCGTCGCCGTCTTTGGTGCCTTTGGTTCGGGCGTTGTCGTCGTTGGGGCAGGTGCGGGCGGTGGTGCCGGATCGGGAGCGGAGCTGGATCGCGAAGGCGATCACGCGCTGGGAGGATGTGCGCGTCGAGCGGGCGGATCGCGACGGTTGTGAGATCTGGCGCACGAGTGGCTGCCCGGCGGACTGCACGCAGCTCGGGGTGCACACGCTGTTCGGAGAAGCGCCGCAGCTGGTCGTGTCGGGGATCAACCTCGGCTTCAACCATGGTCTCGCGTTCTTCATGTCGAGCGGGACGGTGGGCGGCGCGACCGAGGGCTGGATCGCGGGGCTGCCGGCGATCGCGCTCTCGGCGGGCGTGCTCGAGGGGCACGACGGCTGGGCGGAGCATGCGCGCACGGCCGCGGCAGAGGCTGGCTGGACGCGCGGCGCGGAGCTGTCGGCGCAAATCTGTGAGGTCGTGCTGAAGCGCGGCATTCCGCGCGGCGCGGACCTGCTGAACGTGAACTTCGCATTCGGCGCAGGGCCCGAGACGCCGCGCGAGGTCACCGAGCTCGGGCGCGTCGGCTACGACCGCGTCTTCTACGAGCGCACGCCGGGGGTCTACTTCCACGAGTTCGGCGGGATGGTGCGGCGCAGCGACGCGAGCCTGAAGCGCGCTGACGTCGTGGCCGCGAAGCGCGGCGTCGTCTCGATCACGCCGGTGCAGCTCGCGCACAGCATCGAGCTGGCGCACGAAGATCGGGGCGCGCTGGAGGGGCGATGA
- a CDS encoding isocitrate lyase/PEP mutase family protein — MTKLREPAQKLKALLAEPRLRVMPCCWDALSARLIERAGFPLTFMSGFAVSAARLGAPDTQLISYAEMLDSARNVCGAISIPVIGDADTGYGNALNAKRTVHGYAQAGVASVMIEDQLAPKRCGHTRGKEVVARGEALARVRAACDARDEGAGVLVLARTDARATHGLDEAIARARAFRDAGADILFVEAPTSEAEMERVARALEGAVLMANLVEDGDTPLLSHAQLGALGFRIAAYPLTLLEVGARAIERALAAMARGAHPADADRLSFGELRALVGFDAYDEEARRYRSDG; from the coding sequence ATGACGAAGCTGCGAGAGCCTGCGCAGAAGCTGAAGGCGCTGCTCGCCGAGCCGCGCCTGCGCGTGATGCCCTGCTGTTGGGACGCGCTCAGCGCGCGCCTGATCGAGCGCGCGGGCTTTCCGCTCACCTTCATGAGTGGCTTCGCTGTGTCCGCCGCACGTCTCGGCGCACCCGACACGCAGCTCATCTCCTACGCCGAGATGCTCGACTCGGCGCGCAACGTCTGCGGCGCGATCTCGATTCCGGTGATCGGCGACGCCGACACCGGCTACGGCAACGCGCTGAACGCGAAGCGCACCGTGCACGGCTACGCGCAGGCGGGGGTCGCGAGCGTGATGATCGAGGACCAGCTCGCGCCGAAGCGCTGCGGCCACACGCGCGGCAAGGAGGTCGTCGCGCGCGGCGAAGCGCTCGCGCGCGTGCGCGCCGCCTGCGACGCGCGCGACGAAGGCGCGGGCGTGCTCGTGCTCGCGCGCACCGACGCGCGCGCCACGCACGGCCTCGACGAAGCGATCGCGCGCGCGCGAGCGTTCCGCGATGCCGGCGCCGACATCCTGTTCGTGGAGGCGCCGACCAGCGAGGCGGAGATGGAGCGCGTCGCGCGCGCGCTCGAAGGCGCGGTACTGATGGCGAACCTCGTGGAGGACGGCGACACGCCGCTGCTCTCGCACGCACAGCTCGGCGCGCTCGGCTTCCGCATCGCGGCGTATCCGCTCACGCTGCTCGAAGTCGGCGCGCGCGCGATCGAGCGCGCGCTCGCCGCGATGGCGCGCGGGGCGCATCCCGCGGACGCCGACCGCCTCTCGTTCGGCGAGCTGCGCGCGCTGGTCGGCTTCGACGCGTACGACGAGGAAGCGAGGCGCTACCGCAGCGACGGCTGA
- a CDS encoding LLM class flavin-dependent oxidoreductase, with protein MTNTPLPAVALAAVPGRRKRTLELAQELERRSYAGIYCASFGDALGLCEAIALSTTRIPFGTAIVNMYTRHVIDYAQTASLIHELSGGRFYFGVGVSHGPMNDRLGVKTGKPLADARRFAEQYKAAPRVGDLAPLVLATLRKKMIALAGEVAEGIVFANTTRSTLPDALGALPAAKRADPRFYVGNMIPTCISDDRAAAASINRKTFVMYLTLPNYRNAWRDAGYASEIAEVEKALAAGERGEKLSELMGERWLKDVSLYGSAKEVREGYEAWLDAGLRTPILVPSSAKGNQLVAFEELFAAFA; from the coding sequence ATGACGAACACACCGCTCCCCGCCGTCGCGCTCGCGGCGGTTCCCGGCCGACGCAAGCGCACGCTCGAGCTCGCGCAGGAGCTCGAGCGCCGCAGCTACGCCGGCATCTACTGCGCGAGCTTCGGCGACGCGCTCGGTCTGTGCGAAGCGATCGCGCTCTCGACGACGCGCATCCCGTTCGGCACCGCGATCGTCAACATGTACACGCGCCACGTGATCGACTACGCGCAGACCGCGTCGCTGATCCACGAGTTATCAGGGGGCCGCTTCTACTTCGGCGTCGGCGTCTCGCACGGACCGATGAACGACCGCCTCGGCGTGAAGACGGGCAAGCCGCTGGCCGACGCGCGCCGCTTCGCGGAGCAGTACAAGGCGGCGCCGCGCGTCGGCGATCTCGCGCCGCTCGTGCTCGCCACGCTGCGCAAGAAGATGATCGCGCTCGCGGGCGAAGTGGCGGAGGGCATCGTGTTCGCGAACACGACCCGCTCGACGCTGCCCGACGCGCTCGGCGCACTGCCCGCAGCGAAGCGCGCCGACCCGCGCTTCTACGTCGGCAACATGATCCCGACCTGCATCAGCGACGATCGCGCGGCAGCGGCCTCGATCAACCGCAAGACGTTCGTGATGTACCTGACGCTGCCGAACTACCGGAACGCGTGGCGCGATGCCGGCTACGCGAGCGAGATCGCCGAAGTGGAGAAGGCGCTCGCGGCGGGTGAGCGCGGCGAGAAGCTCTCGGAGCTGATGGGCGAGCGCTGGCTGAAGGACGTCTCGCTGTACGGCAGCGCGAAGGAAGTGCGCGAAGGCTACGAGGCGTGGCTCGACGCGGGCCTGCGCACGCCGATCCTCGTGCCGTCGTCGGCGAAGGGGAACCAGCTGGTTGCGTTCGAGGAGCTGTTCGCGGCGTTCGCCTGA
- a CDS encoding DUF3459 domain-containing protein, which yields MSAPHSRPLARRESERRLWWRDGVIYQVYPRSYGDSNGDGVGDLEGIRQHLDHLAWLGVDGIWISPFFTSPMKDFGYDVADYCDVDPLFGSLADFDRLLGDAHARGIRVILDFVPNHSSDQHAWFRESRSSRTNPKRDWYVWRDAAPDGGPPNNWVSHFGGSAWEWDAETGQYYLHSFLREQPELNWRNAELERAMHGVLLFWLDRGVDGFRIDVAHRIAKDPALRSNPRVEGSSDAGFGGQIHLYDEDHPDSHAMYRRMRALVDEYDERVLIGEVFLMDPARVALYYGAGDELHQGFNFSLLGREWSGEHFKREVMRFQSLVPPQGWPNQVLSNHDVHRHATRYAHEELGEARMRVAAMLLVLVRGTPFLYYGEEIGMRCVYIHPEQLRDPVAFTLHPSATRDPERTPMQWDATPYAGFSNREPWLPVHYDSTHRNVETQREDAGSLLSFYRALIALRGAHPALSRGEMRALDAPHDVFAFERTLGGARFVVALNFRDESIGFALGRGVPLYGLHSRHGAALPRDLACVELDAAEGVVLRVA from the coding sequence ATGAGCGCGCCGCATTCGAGACCGCTTGCGCGCCGCGAGAGCGAGCGGCGCCTGTGGTGGCGCGATGGCGTGATTTATCAGGTCTATCCGCGCTCCTACGGCGACTCGAACGGCGACGGCGTCGGCGACCTCGAGGGCATCCGCCAGCACCTCGATCACCTCGCGTGGCTCGGCGTCGACGGCATCTGGATCTCCCCGTTCTTCACGTCGCCGATGAAGGACTTCGGCTACGATGTCGCCGACTACTGCGACGTCGACCCGCTGTTCGGCTCGCTCGCCGACTTCGATCGCTTGCTCGGGGACGCTCACGCGCGCGGCATCCGCGTGATTCTCGACTTCGTGCCGAATCACTCGTCGGACCAGCACGCGTGGTTCCGCGAGTCGCGCAGCAGCCGCACGAATCCGAAGCGCGACTGGTACGTGTGGCGCGATGCTGCGCCGGACGGCGGACCGCCTAACAACTGGGTCTCCCACTTCGGCGGCTCGGCCTGGGAGTGGGACGCGGAGACGGGGCAGTACTACCTGCACTCGTTCCTGAGGGAGCAGCCCGAGCTGAATTGGCGCAATGCCGAGCTCGAGCGCGCGATGCACGGCGTGCTGCTCTTCTGGCTCGACCGCGGCGTCGACGGCTTCCGCATCGACGTCGCGCACCGCATCGCGAAGGACCCCGCGCTGCGCTCGAATCCGCGCGTGGAAGGCAGCAGCGACGCCGGCTTCGGCGGACAGATCCACCTCTACGACGAGGACCACCCCGACTCGCACGCGATGTATCGCCGCATGCGCGCGTTGGTCGACGAGTACGACGAGCGCGTGCTGATCGGCGAGGTGTTCCTGATGGATCCCGCCCGCGTCGCGCTCTACTACGGCGCAGGCGACGAGCTGCATCAGGGCTTCAACTTCTCGCTGCTGGGGCGCGAGTGGTCGGGCGAGCACTTCAAGCGCGAGGTGATGCGCTTCCAGTCGCTCGTCCCGCCGCAGGGTTGGCCGAATCAGGTGCTCTCGAACCACGATGTCCACCGGCACGCGACGCGCTACGCGCACGAGGAGCTCGGCGAGGCGCGCATGCGCGTCGCCGCGATGCTGCTCGTGCTCGTGCGCGGCACGCCGTTTCTCTACTACGGCGAAGAGATCGGGATGCGCTGCGTCTACATCCACCCCGAGCAGCTGCGCGATCCCGTCGCGTTCACGCTCCACCCGAGCGCCACGCGCGACCCCGAGCGCACCCCGATGCAGTGGGACGCGACGCCGTACGCGGGCTTCTCGAACCGCGAGCCGTGGCTTCCCGTCCATTACGACTCGACTCATCGCAACGTCGAGACCCAGCGCGAGGACGCGGGCTCACTGCTGAGCTTCTACCGCGCGCTGATCGCTCTGCGCGGCGCGCACCCGGCCCTCTCGCGCGGCGAGATGCGCGCGCTCGACGCGCCGCACGACGTGTTCGCGTTCGAGCGCACGCTCGGCGGCGCACGCTTCGTCGTCGCGCTCAATTTCCGCGACGAGTCGATCGGCTTCGCGCTCGGCCGCGGCGTCCCGCTCTACGGCCTGCACTCGCGTCACGGCGCCGCGTTGCCGCGTGATCTCGCGTGCGTGGAGCTGGACGCCGCCGAGGGCGTCGTGCTGCGGGTCGCGTGA
- a CDS encoding SDR family oxidoreductase, translating into MSGRLAGKVVLVTGAAQGTGEGAVRRIVAEGGRAVVADVQEERGRAVATSLGASAHFVALDVASESSWQRAIASALAAFGRLDGLVNNAGVLWMGALEHTPAEQMERVLRINLLGTMLGTKAVVPALRAAGGGAIVNVTSIEALAGMNSVAAYTASKWGARGFTKSAAIELGRDDIRVNCLCPSSGNPAMSAPFAAQIDVQRYLRHLPPPVLREGGVPGAVAIDDITPAICFLLSDEARRITGAELAVDGGWTAGKHCPGLPGF; encoded by the coding sequence ATGAGTGGGCGGCTCGCAGGGAAAGTCGTGTTGGTGACCGGCGCGGCGCAGGGCACGGGTGAAGGCGCGGTGCGGCGCATCGTCGCGGAGGGCGGGCGCGCGGTGGTCGCGGACGTGCAGGAAGAGCGCGGTCGCGCCGTCGCCACGAGTCTCGGCGCGAGCGCTCACTTCGTCGCGCTCGACGTCGCATCGGAGTCGAGTTGGCAGCGCGCGATCGCGAGCGCGCTCGCCGCGTTCGGGCGCCTCGATGGTCTCGTGAACAACGCGGGCGTGCTCTGGATGGGCGCGCTCGAGCACACGCCGGCGGAGCAGATGGAGCGCGTGCTGCGAATCAACTTGTTAGGGACGATGCTCGGCACGAAGGCCGTCGTGCCCGCGCTGCGCGCCGCGGGCGGCGGCGCGATCGTGAACGTGACCTCGATCGAGGCGCTCGCCGGCATGAACAGCGTCGCTGCCTACACCGCGAGCAAGTGGGGCGCGCGCGGCTTCACGAAGAGCGCCGCGATCGAGCTCGGCCGCGACGACATTCGCGTGAACTGCCTGTGTCCGTCGTCGGGCAACCCCGCGATGAGCGCACCGTTCGCCGCCCAGATCGACGTGCAGCGCTACCTGCGCCACTTGCCCCCGCCGGTGCTGCGCGAAGGCGGCGTGCCCGGCGCCGTCGCGATCGACGACATCACCCCCGCGATCTGCTTCCTGCTCTCCGACGAGGCGCGCCGCATCACGGGCGCCGAGCTCGCGGTCGACGGGGGCTGGACCGCGGGCAAGCACTGCCCGGGGCTGCCGGGCTTCTGA
- a CDS encoding CDP-alcohol phosphatidyltransferase family protein, which produces MPSALQETLSPRNLPNAFTATRLALVPVLLLLAAADLPEAFVALLAIAFATDAIDGWLARRFRLESPLGAKLDSRADMALWLMLPVATWLLRPDIVRAEIASIAVLLASLALPLCAGLAKFGRVPSYHTWLAKGTAIVLAGALLSVYLAGPIWPLHLATALAVLCAIEEVAITLLLPELRADVRTWRAALRIREGSRS; this is translated from the coding sequence ATGCCGAGCGCCCTGCAGGAAACCCTCTCGCCCCGCAACCTGCCGAACGCCTTCACCGCGACGCGTCTCGCACTCGTGCCGGTGTTGTTGCTGCTCGCCGCCGCAGACCTGCCGGAAGCGTTCGTCGCGCTGCTCGCGATCGCGTTCGCGACCGACGCGATCGACGGCTGGCTCGCGCGCCGCTTCCGGCTCGAGAGCCCGCTCGGTGCGAAGCTCGACTCGCGCGCCGACATGGCGCTGTGGCTGATGCTGCCCGTCGCGACCTGGTTGTTACGGCCCGACATCGTGCGCGCCGAGATCGCGTCGATCGCGGTGCTGCTCGCGAGCCTCGCGCTGCCGCTCTGCGCGGGCCTCGCGAAGTTCGGCCGCGTCCCGAGCTATCACACGTGGCTCGCGAAGGGCACGGCGATCGTGCTCGCCGGCGCGCTGCTCTCGGTCTATCTCGCCGGCCCGATCTGGCCGCTGCACCTCGCCACCGCGCTGGCCGTGCTGTGCGCGATCGAAGAAGTCGCGATCACGCTGCTGCTCCCGGAGCTGCGTGCGGACGTGCGCACCTGGCGCGCCGCGCTGCGGATTCGCGAGGGGAGCCGGTCGTGA
- a CDS encoding thiolase family protein has protein sequence MPALRNVVLVDGARTAFARGAKGKLVATRLDEAGAEVIKALLARNPKVKGTMVEDCGLGNVGGYGEFTGLGMMARLAGLPLEMCSFNSNRQCGSSMETLHRVAMSIMVGTIDCGLALGVERMGRGLGGGPQVPPTRVTKMNPRWFQMNEVQKAMAHDHAQTFSVPFPDYILNSPPLQAMVQTAQNAAECYGLTRAELDAFSAQSHVKAARATAAGVYKDEIVPLEVEDPVFDAQGNWVEAETGPKVLFDQDECIRADTTAEKLGALQPVKGVLSFGGKEIVITAGNSCPTNDAVSAALLMSEELARKLGLTPLARIAGIGVGGVKPQVMGLGPIPSTQKALRHAGITADKIDRVEFNEAFAAQVIPSCRDLGIPLSKVNVNGGSIALGHPLGATGARLVTTVAKELRRSITRYGLATQCIGAGMGISTILERVD, from the coding sequence ATGCCCGCTCTCCGCAACGTGGTCCTCGTCGACGGCGCCCGCACTGCATTCGCGCGCGGCGCGAAGGGCAAGCTCGTGGCCACGCGCCTCGACGAAGCCGGCGCCGAAGTGATCAAGGCGCTGCTCGCCCGCAACCCGAAGGTGAAGGGCACGATGGTCGAGGACTGCGGGCTCGGGAACGTGGGCGGCTACGGCGAGTTCACCGGCCTCGGCATGATGGCGCGCCTCGCGGGGCTGCCCCTCGAGATGTGCAGCTTCAACAGCAACCGTCAGTGCGGCTCCTCGATGGAGACGCTCCACCGCGTCGCGATGTCGATCATGGTGGGCACGATCGACTGCGGGCTCGCGCTCGGCGTGGAGCGCATGGGCCGCGGACTCGGCGGCGGGCCGCAAGTTCCGCCGACGCGCGTGACGAAGATGAATCCGCGCTGGTTCCAGATGAACGAGGTGCAGAAGGCGATGGCGCACGATCACGCGCAGACCTTCTCGGTGCCGTTCCCCGACTACATCCTGAACTCGCCGCCGCTGCAGGCGATGGTGCAGACCGCACAGAACGCCGCCGAGTGTTATGGCCTCACGCGCGCCGAGCTCGACGCGTTTTCGGCGCAGAGCCACGTGAAGGCGGCGCGCGCGACTGCCGCCGGCGTCTACAAGGACGAGATCGTGCCGCTCGAGGTCGAGGATCCGGTGTTCGACGCGCAGGGCAACTGGGTCGAGGCGGAGACGGGACCGAAGGTGCTGTTCGACCAGGACGAATGCATTCGCGCGGACACGACCGCGGAGAAGCTCGGCGCACTGCAGCCGGTGAAGGGCGTGCTCAGCTTCGGCGGCAAGGAGATCGTGATCACCGCGGGCAACTCCTGCCCCACGAACGACGCGGTTTCGGCGGCGCTGCTGATGAGCGAGGAGCTCGCGCGCAAGCTGGGCCTGACACCTCTCGCGCGCATCGCGGGCATCGGCGTCGGCGGGGTGAAGCCGCAGGTGATGGGCCTCGGGCCGATTCCGTCGACGCAGAAGGCGCTGAGGCACGCGGGCATCACGGCGGACAAGATCGACCGCGTCGAGTTCAACGAGGCGTTCGCGGCGCAGGTGATCCCGAGCTGCCGCGATCTCGGGATTCCCCTGAGCAAGGTGAACGTGAACGGCGGCTCGATCGCGCTCGGTCACCCGCTCGGCGCGACCGGCGCGCGGCTGGTGACGACCGTCGCGAAGGAGCTGCGCCGCTCGATCACGCGCTACGGCCTCGCCACGCAGTGCATCGGCGCCGGCATGGGCATCAGCACGATTCTCGAGCGCGTGGACTGA